In Clostridia bacterium, a genomic segment contains:
- a CDS encoding serine hydrolase domain-containing protein, protein MARANGPAGLAIRTSNGCRHAREWAAVSLALVVLALFALLTVVRVPDLTVASPPQLDGARRSTVAPMGAWIASRFRSVGAPTARLPVGNSAAPETANLGQIESFLDGFLAEAMQRMNVPGVVFVMVRDGQTVLSRGYGFADLERHVPVDPSKAVFSVGSISKLFTATAVMQLVDRGLVDLDDDVNHYLDSLIIPPTYPAPITIGNLLTHTAGFDEGYIGMASADERYAMPLLQYLAKCMPARIRPSGQEIQYSNYGMALAGYVVEHVSGMPFSQYVKENILAPLAMDHSGFELSDTVADGIAKSYRSVKGSRVQVAVPHVQINQAPAGALMTTGDDIARFMIAHLNEGRLGDARILTPESARAMHTQQFTNHPMLPGVAYGFFPDTRNGRRILSHDGAVWNFYSALVLIPEENTGFFVSCNSDSGAALPYELMGNLFSEFYPPTEDAGSISAIATRPISGFEERVKAIEGAYRPTRYPRRTVEKLIALSQEYRVEANRDGSIVLHPPGGSQPAEVWVEIEPFVFRKLGADTLMAFREASPGDAGRMFIGAHSFEKLRWYEGTSLHVPLIVGCTALFALAIVVWLVRALPGLTRRSRSRMRFQAPGSRLAGRARILCAAVGILNIAALGSGALGLLSMPEWEMVSTAPRALVFIRVLSLVGVLPAIALAVFVVRGSRHRGRLSVGSLDLGGFGWRRARMPFVTAAWSFAVLAAEAGVLWFLYYWNLLRVSF, encoded by the coding sequence GTGGGCGGCTGTCTCCCTGGCTCTTGTCGTCCTTGCCCTTTTCGCCCTACTCACCGTTGTGCGCGTTCCGGACCTCACTGTGGCTTCTCCTCCGCAGCTGGATGGGGCCAGACGCTCCACTGTGGCGCCGATGGGGGCTTGGATTGCGTCGAGATTCCGCTCTGTGGGCGCGCCGACGGCGCGTCTGCCTGTGGGCAATTCGGCTGCTCCTGAAACTGCGAATCTTGGACAGATCGAGTCTTTTCTCGATGGCTTCCTCGCAGAGGCAATGCAACGCATGAACGTGCCCGGCGTGGTATTCGTGATGGTCAGAGACGGCCAGACGGTTCTGAGCAGGGGATATGGCTTCGCCGATTTGGAGAGGCATGTCCCAGTCGACCCGAGTAAGGCGGTATTCAGTGTAGGGTCTATCTCAAAGCTGTTCACTGCCACAGCTGTGATGCAGTTGGTGGACCGAGGCCTTGTGGATCTGGATGATGATGTGAATCACTATCTCGATTCACTGATAATCCCGCCGACGTATCCGGCGCCAATCACAATTGGAAACCTCCTGACCCACACTGCCGGGTTTGACGAAGGATATATCGGGATGGCGTCCGCGGATGAGCGGTATGCTATGCCCCTCCTGCAATATCTCGCAAAGTGCATGCCCGCGCGAATCAGGCCGTCTGGCCAGGAGATTCAGTATAGCAACTACGGAATGGCGCTGGCTGGCTATGTTGTGGAACACGTGAGCGGCATGCCGTTTTCGCAGTACGTGAAGGAAAACATCCTCGCGCCTCTGGCGATGGATCACAGCGGGTTTGAGCTGTCCGACACGGTTGCGGATGGCATCGCCAAGAGCTATCGCTCTGTGAAAGGCTCACGTGTGCAGGTCGCAGTACCGCACGTGCAGATCAACCAGGCTCCTGCTGGAGCATTGATGACCACTGGAGATGACATCGCCAGGTTCATGATCGCCCACCTGAACGAGGGCAGGCTCGGAGATGCTCGAATACTCACTCCTGAGTCCGCTCGCGCGATGCATACTCAGCAGTTCACGAACCATCCCATGCTCCCGGGCGTGGCGTATGGTTTCTTCCCCGATACGCGCAACGGACGGCGAATCCTGTCGCACGATGGAGCGGTATGGAACTTCTACAGCGCACTCGTGCTCATACCGGAGGAAAATACCGGATTCTTCGTCTCATGCAACAGCGACTCTGGCGCAGCCCTCCCCTACGAGCTAATGGGGAACCTGTTTAGCGAGTTCTACCCGCCGACCGAGGACGCTGGGTCGATCAGCGCCATTGCGACGCGCCCAATCTCTGGGTTCGAAGAGCGGGTGAAGGCAATCGAAGGTGCATACCGACCGACTCGCTACCCTAGGCGCACCGTGGAGAAGCTTATTGCGCTTTCACAGGAGTACCGCGTTGAGGCAAACAGAGATGGGTCCATCGTTCTGCACCCGCCTGGCGGAAGTCAGCCCGCCGAGGTGTGGGTCGAGATAGAGCCGTTCGTGTTCAGAAAGCTGGGCGCGGATACCCTAATGGCATTCAGAGAAGCATCACCCGGCGACGCCGGTCGCATGTTCATAGGAGCGCATTCCTTCGAGAAACTGCGGTGGTATGAAGGAACCTCGCTGCATGTGCCGCTGATTGTGGGATGCACTGCACTGTTTGCGCTCGCCATCGTTGTCTGGCTTGTCCGAGCACTGCCCGGGCTTACGCGGCGGAGCCGGAGTCGGATGCGCTTCCAGGCGCCTGGCTCCCGACTGGCTGGCCGAGCAAGAATCCTGTGTGCTGCGGTGGGGATTCTCAACATCGCGGCGCTCGGCAGTGGGGCGCTTGGCCTTCTGTCGATGCCCGAGTGGGAGATGGTGAGCACGGCGCCGAGGGCGCTAGTCTTTATCCGGGTCCTCTCTCTTGTCGGAGTCCTGCCAGCCATTGCCCTCGCAGTGTTCGTGGTCCGCGGGTCACGTCACCGAGGGCGCCTGAGCGTGGGCAGCCTGGATCTTGGCGGATTCGGCTGGCGGCGGGCGCGGATGCCGTTCGTCACTGCAGCGTGGTCATTTGCGGTGCTAGCAGCCGAGGCTGGAGTGCTCTGGTTCCTATACTACTGGAATCTGCTGCGCGTCAGCTTCTAG